From Bactrocera oleae isolate idBacOlea1 chromosome 4, idBacOlea1, whole genome shotgun sequence:
GAATTTTCGTGTCATACAGTTTTATCAAAATAACGAAACTAGTgccaacaaaatacaaaatctcACATACTACACAGTTATGAAATACGAGACTTTTAAAGATTagaacaaaattttcaattcaagtAGTACTTTTTTCTGTTACTGACATTCTGAAAGTCTGGCTGGTTTATGTGATGTCAAATTGTTTTTCAGAcaagtggttttcaagaagaaataaaaatgaaataaaattaatttaatgttatgaccAAGTATTTAGCTTATTGCATAAATATAAGGGGAGACCAAATTTGttaccactttttgcagcaattaggTCCATATGTCCATATCCTCAATTGTCAATGGCGTCAATTgtctcgggcttatctgcgtagatAAGTGACTTCATATAACCCCACAAAATATAGTTTAGTAGTGTTAAGTCGCTCGATCTTTGAGGCCACGCCACAGGCacacgacgcgagataatgcgcacaccaaaagtttccttcaataaatttattgtttcgttGACTGTATAtcttcatttttaaagaaatatgcaCCATATCACCCATTCTAACAAAAGTGAGTTTCATCGCTTGAAAAGAATTTGTTTGATGAAAATGGGGTTTGGCGGCCATCTCGTTTTGACCCTCTTCACCGAACGTGCGATAAGCTTGATGATCGTTCGGCTacaattcttgcacgagttgaATTTTATAAGCTCGCAAACCAAAatctttttgcaaagttttccataaagtgGATACTCCGCTCCACATTCACTAAAATAGCATGTCGTACATTAACGACTTTCTTcgccgaaaaaatttataaaatttaggttaaaataaatgtatgtagatttctCTTGTACATATCTATTTCTCCATTTTGTGCGTATGCAGTCTGATATTTTAATGGtctatattataaaatactCGACTACGAAGCGTTTTAAATTAATCAGTGATATTATAACCAGACCATAAACGACCACTccgtataataatttttgaaagtcTTGCTCCCGTACTCTAGCTAATTAATACTTCGAATTTCATTTGGCAGCACAATGTATTTAAAATGAATGTCCATTAGACATGTTGCACAAGTTCAACATAACAATAACCCTAACCACGCCctaaaaacaaatttgcatttgaattatatttttctcttttgtgATATATTCACTGTCATAAGCCATCATAACTTTCTTTTACTGCatgaaataaacaaatgaaatttgTATGCACGACATATTTTCTGGTATACCTAGTATCCACAAATAAGTGGAATCTATTAAAATTGCTAACCTAAGTAGCTGTATAGGTGGAATATGTGACTGTCGACGGTTCAGTTGTGGACTCGAAAGCGGATCGAAACAATTTTTGCCAAACATTTTagaatttcgaaatatttttccgACCTGAAAAATCTTCTGATGAAAATTCAGCAGTTATTCTTAGGTGACTTCGaatatgtggatataaaaaAGCCACCAAATCGATTtcgaacaagaaaaaacgttaacttcggttgcgtcgaagctataatacaaaaacaaaggccccttacaagaacttgattccgaacgttcaatttgtatgacagctatatgatatagtgatctgatctgaccaatttctgtggagaataatttgttgccttaagcaataactcgtgcctaatttcgtgaagatatctcgtcaaataaaaaatgttccatgcaagcactttactccgatcgttcagttaatatggcagctatatgctatagtcatccgatccatacaatttcttcggagattagattaatgctttaaataataatacatgccaaatttcgtgaagatacctcgtcaaattaaagagttttccatacaagcacttcattccgattgttcagtttgtatagcagctatatgctatagtcatccgatctgaataatttcttcggagattacattgttgccttaactaataatccgtgccaaatttcgtgaagatacctcgtcaaatgaaacagttttccatacaagcacttgattccgattgttcagtttgtatggcagctatatgctatagtgatccgatatcggcggttccgacaaatgagcagcttctttgtgagaaaagtacaggtgcaaaatttcagatcgatatctcaaaaactgagggactagttcgcgtatatacagacggacggacagacggacggacagacagacggacatggctaaatcaactcagctcgtcacggtgatcatttatatatatactttatatggtctccgacgtttccttctgggtgttacaaacttcgtggcaaaattaatataccctgttcagggtataaaaagactGCACCAGGCATCTATCTGACGGTTAACAaaagatatttacgtttaagaTTATGAACAACTGATTATAtgataaatttgtattataaattatttgagTGGTGAGTCGCAATTTTAGATGTTTTATGTACTATTGCCATCCCTTATAACAGTATATTGATATGTCAAATGTGTTAATTATGGGGTATGAATAcgttgaatatatttgaaaaaatatgtatactttattttTCAACTACAGCGTGTTATAAAAATAACGAACTTTTTGGATATAGAATACAATGCACAATATATCATCTTTGaaagttattatttatacaaaataggTAGCATTGGACTCAATACAATGTTTGGAACGATCAGCTAACGTGTGCACAGGTTTCTTATGTCATTTATAGGAATGTTCTTGAGCCCGTCTTTAAATGGCTGGGATATCATCATAAAATACTTCCTACGTGTTGGTTTTCAGTTTTTGGAAATACCAAATAGTCATATGGTGGTAGATCAAATAAATACAGAGGGTGGTTGTTGAGAGAACTCCGTTATTACATTAAAAGCTGTTTCACTTTTTTGGtcttcatttaatttatgtaGTATGTAGTTTCAGTTAAAATTTCCAAATAGTGATTTTACTCGTATTTTATCCCTCAGCTAACATTCTCGTAGTGAAATTTGCATCGGCACCAGCAATTTCACGGACTTTTTACACCAATTCATAACAGTTATTAGCTTCTGGACAACCTGGCCTTTAATCGTCATTTAAATCCTCACGACCATTTTTAAATCGTGTAAACCACGTAAAAACTTGAGTACGACTCATGCAATCATCAAAATacattcttttaataaattcgtATATCTTAGCGATttctttttaaaactttaaaagggggccacaaattcaaaacaaattttatagttatattaaaaaaaaaaaatttctttacttcttcgatttattattttatctacaagtatgtatgtatagttcaTTTATTTTTCGTTGTTATTCAACATACATTAGTGTACTAAATTGTTTATtggttatatttgttttttaaccaAACACAATTTTCATTGTtctgattttttatttaccaatttTAGCTTACGACTTATTCTGCTAGTCTCCGCGACATGCTTATTGGGCAGCGCGTACTCTGCTGCCAGCAGTGACGTGCTTGCCTCAGCTACTACCGCCAAACCGCAAGGCTTCGCTGCACGCTCCATTGAAGCGACCGATGAGGAGGATGAATTTGAATCACAAGCGCAGACGCATTTAGCTTAccgacaacaacagcagccacaacaaatacaacaacgtCAATTGTACGACTATAGTCAGTCAGAGGAAGATCAGGAGGAGGCGCCACGACAAATCTATCAAAATCGAAATGTGAAACAGCAGAGTAATTACCTGAAGCAGAATAAAAAACCAACCAGCGAGGAGGAAAGTGAAGAGGAGGTAGAAGAGGAGCCGGACCGATTGTCACAACTGTTGGCTAAGTCATCGTTCAATTGCAACACAAAAAACTCTgggttggtttttttttttagatttttgaaataaatttaatattttcattcataacTATTCTGTTTGCCGCTTCTGCAGCTATTACGCCGACGAGTCTCTCAACTGTGAAGTATTCCATTACTGCCAAGACAACCAACGCCATTCCTGGATCTGTCCGGAGGGCTTTACCTTTCATCAAATCCACCTCATCTGTATGCCGCCATCGCATGACAATATCTGTCAGCAATCGTCAAAATATCACATCGTCAACGATTACCTCTACAAACCAATCAATCTTCAGGAACACCAAAGTAAACCAAACGTAACCCTGCGCTACTCAGAACGTTACTACCCCGAGAACTACTATGAAAACGAGCGTTACGAAGATGAAGAGGAGGCGCCACGTCAACGTGTCAATTATCAGCGTCAACCTGTGAGTatccaaaaaaattaatctaattaaattattataataaaatatattttttacataaccaGGTTCAAGTGGGTttccagcagcagcagcagcaacaacctaTCTACCAACAACCCCGCCAACAAGTGCAACAGGTGCGCCATCAACCCGTCCATCAACAGTCACAGCCTCAACAGCAGCAAACAACCGCTTACCGCAAACCAGTTGCCGCCGCAACAACGACTCAgccacagcagcaacaacagcacccCATTCAACAACGGCCCATCGCACAAACGATTGCACCACTAGTTACACCGAGCCCTTACAGATTCTTCACGGCTGCATCTCCTCTGCAACATGCCGTGCCACAGCCACAAGTATACCGTACACCAGAGGAGATTAACATTTCACTGTTACAGCGTCGCCCACAACTCTTCGTCGCCACCTCGACGCCGCGGTACTATGAGGACGATTACTTATACGAACGTAGAAAGTAAAGTTGACAAATTAAAGTCGAACTCGCTACCTTTCTATTCAACTGTAGTTTCTCCACACTCTTGCTTACGGTAATGCTATCATATTTATCTTGTACAGTAATTGCAATCTGAATTGTATTCAAAGCGCAAATCTAACACTTCGATCCTAATCTAGCTTTAAACATTAAGTCTAACgaattgtaaacaatttttatttttactccttcttagttatttactgttataacatctatgtatgtatatgcatgtatataacgAATTCGAAAGTCGTCCCAAAAATCGAATTATATGTGTACCTTAATATGAATGGTTATTTGTACTTTTgtaaacataaattaaattaaatatgtaaaaatactaAACTTGTGTAATTGTTCTGGGCAATGCAATGGATTTGTATTGATAACAAGCGGACACGTCAGCGGATTTTAGAAACCTGGAAAAGGGTCAGTAAATGATTCGGTTCTTGGTTTGAGAAGGGTAATTGCAAAATATTGTCAATACTTGGATGCTGGTGAATTTTCTTCTATCTTTTTCTTCGATTGCgagtgtcaaaaattggtttaacAAACATTAACGAAAAAGGCTAACAACATTTTGTGTTGGCAGATCGCCAATTAAGCAAGATAACTGAGAGAGTAGGAATATTGGTCTGAAAATACCGCGTCAACATTATCCTGTTTCAAATATTAGGCAGAGGAAAACTTTCGGCTTGATGTATGCCGCACGTGCAAAGGTGGGACCACTTTAAAACATTGTTTAACATTATTTAAGCGCAAGGGTTTTTGTGTCGTTTTGTGACTGGTACACAGCAAAGACTAAGAAATAGTCCTGTCAGTGAACTTCACTCGGTTAGTTGTGATGTCGAAAACTTCAGTAGCCGGGCAGTCATTTTAATCGAATAAGGAGGTTATCGCCATCACGGAGGTGAAGACTTCTAGAAAGCGTTTTTTCAGAAATAAATCATCGTTTTTCTTTAGTATGCAAATACTGTCggtacatacttacacatatatgtactctGCATGAGGAGCAGTTTCTCGCCTGATACGTTCATCGAAATGGGCCAAATGCGTAAGTGAGTTTCAAGCCACATATCTTAGCcgtaaaaatgttcaaaaatactCGGTTAATGAATGTTACTGTCAAGTACTTATTACATTACCTTGCTTCACAACTTCACGCCAGCCTCCACCCATTTTGCAGCACTGCATGGGGtcttttactattttttgtcaaatattATAGTCCCTGAGAACGACACTAAAGTCTAAGGTTTGCGATGTCTTTTCATTCAATATATTCGATTTCGATTCAACATATGTAAATGCCGTTCTTTGAGCGTTTACGTTTATGTGTCATTACAACGAGGTTATTTCATTACACAGAGTACTACTCGTGGcggctaatataatatataaatatatatgataatATGTCGAACAAGGATTCTGAAAGGATTCTGACACCGTTGTTTCATTACCATAGTTGATGACTTTTTCTTTTTGGCATGCTGTTCTTAGCTGAGGCTAATATGGCTACATTTTAGTTGAGGGCTGTTATGGCTGGCGCTCTCTGAAACGCTGGGTTTCTCTCACTTGATAATAAAACTAACAAGTACTCCTTGAGATTATTGCGTTTGCTATCCCTttgcgtcataaacgcccagatagttcttCGCTTAAATCAAAAACCATCcagacgatcctcgtagcgttagACTTGCCAAAAGCCTTTGACACTGTCTATCACACAATGCTACTTGACATAGAACAATCCACGCTCCCTCCAGGCCTGAAGAAGTGGCCCGCAACCACCTGAGCGGTTGGcaatcatccgtactgtttcaaggtcaaaactccaaattaAGAAGAATTATACTGGTGTTTTGGACAAAGAAGTACAGACTGAATCTTAACATTACAATCGATGCCGTAAAAATTCCGAAAAATGTTGTttgcaacatacatacatggcaATTGGCCTCCGGGTCATAAACTACTCCGCACTGATATGGTCAAATGGATGTAGTGAAACGCAGACGAAGATGCTTCAGACGTGTCAGAATACTGCACTTCGGACTACTACAGGATGTCTTTCGATGTCTGCGGTTGAACATTTGCACTGCGATGCCCgcatgcttccggttaaggagcttctctccaagcagtttctgctatGATGTGTTCGAAGAAACCATCtttgcagtcgtctgcttgaagcggagcACCCTTCTAGGAACAACAATAGGTCCTTTTCTTAATTACGTCGACGATATTgaacagtacgccgaccagacttcggacgtaACTACAaccacagtggagccattaacagtGAATGACGTacttggagtcaaaccaccacacATTAAAGACGAAGAACTCGAGCTGCCACGAAAATCCAGAGTAACCCTTGCGCAAATTCAATCCCGACACACCAAATATATGTTCAGCGTGCAACGAGTACCCACATGACTCTAGCCACCTCTTTGCATACCCAGCGAACCCCACTCATATAGCACcgttctccctatggtccgacacCTTTGAAATAGCACGTTTCCTGCACCTACCTTTTGAAGTCATGACAACCCGAACCTTACCACCCAAACGAGGATTAAATCTccactacaataacaacaaccattcGGGTCAGCAATTTCCACTGATCAGTAATCATTAACCTCTCGCCACAAGTACTTTGACATCTTGGCTGAGGGAAGGGCTCGTGTGGTAACGTCTACATTAGATAATAGATAACTTCACCTCAGCTTAAGGGGACACGAGAAGGTGACTAAtgtttttgttcaattttgtGTATAATGAAATGTGTCCAGTATAAAATTTCCACAGGTTTTCGGGGATGAAATGGGTATAGGCgaatagaggagatcctccagatcaagaatagccgtgggaaacttatagttttagagaaaatttcaactatttaaagtacgcattttttcgatttttaacaAATGATAcacttatttttttcacttttatattcactaattcgtttatacacatttattttacattaggTAAATgcagtgcaaaaatagtttaattcaatatttaaattattgctaaattctattacaggaatccaaaaataaaaataataaactattaGAGAGCATTGAAATTaaggattatgttataccctctatgacaatgttactttttcttgtagaaattctttttgcattggcggccttcggttgcgcttaaaaaaaaaataaccctggtcggtccaacaccggggtgtaccaaggtcTTTTTGCGTtaaactcctttttgcgttgccGGCCTTCGTccacgcttcaaaaaaataaccctggtcggtccaaaccCTCGTGgtgtaccaaattttttttgcgcagaacttctttctGGCCAGGTTAACATCGGGGTTTATCAAGTGAaggaaactaaaaaaattattagtgcCCATCAACAATTATGTTTCCTGTATttagggtataatctctctttttattttatttttcttcgtttgcaaaatatattagtatggcaacactggctatttgacatttacaacacttttgttattgtcaaaattaataaaattgaaaaatgatttaaatattgaaatacagCTATTTTtgcatcatataatataaaataaatgtctggatataaaaatgaaaaatataagggTATAATTCAtacaaaatcgaaaaaatacggactttaaatagttgaaattttctactttaaacgtaaatatctcaaaaactataagtttctcACTgctatatctatttatatattcttgatcccttgaatctcctctatccgcccatactaACTTTATTTCCAAAAGCCTAGGTATAAAATACTAAAGCCGATCCAATCTTTGGCTAATTCCAATTTCTctatttttcttaattagaaatatatttcatagtAACATCTCGTTGGAAACAATCTAACGTTAATACTATAGTACTTAAAATGAACACACCTAATATTGAATTATCAAACCACCTTAACATCCTAATTTTGTTAAGTCAAGTGATAACAGATGATTTTGACAGTTTGATATTTTGGCTATTTAGCATTTGGCAAAAGCGATCATTAAATCGAGTTTATAATTCGGTAatagaaaacttataaaattacCATGGTTACACAAGAATTTCAAGCTGTGGTCCTAGCGGCTGGCCGAGGTTCACGTCTGCCTGAAGTGTTGACTGATTCGCCGAAATGCCTGTTGCCAATCGGTCCATACCCATTATTATGGTACCCATTGAATATGCTCCAACAGCATAACTTTCAAGGTAAAATATAtgcgaatatttttattttaattattattgttgttttgttttaaaagatGTAATTGTTGTGGTTCTGGAAAATGAGCGTTCGGAAATACAACAAGCACTAGAACGAACTCCACTAAAGATAAAAATTGACTTTGTGGCTATTGATAATGACAGCGATTTTGGCACCGCCGACAGCTTGCGGATAATACACGATAAGTAAGTAATATAGGGGAAATAGTTAAGTACAACTTAAAATTACTGacttataaaaacatttttttttttgcagaattAAGTCTGATTTTTTGGTGTTATCTTGCGACATTGTATCAAACGTAAGTTTGTATCCCCTAATAAACAAATTTCGCCAGCACGATGCTGCCTTGACAGCCTTACTATTCAAAAGTGGATTTGAGTCGGATGTTACGTTGCCCGGACCGAAATCAAAACATAAACCTGAACGTGATCTTATCGGTATTCATCCTGATTCTAATCGCTTGCTATTTCTTGCTTCAACAAGCGATTTTGAAGAAGTAATGAGCGTAAACGCTCATTTGTTGCGAAAGAATGGAAAAATAACGATATTCTCTAGGTTGGTAGATtctcatatatatgtaatgaAAAAATGGACAATTGATTTCCTTCTTAAGGTAAGTTTATCGGTAATGGTCTTatgaacaattaaaattaaaattcaaatatttatagaaagaaAACTTTTCAACACTTAAAGGCGAATTCTTACCGTATATCATTAAAAAGCAAATGTCTAAAAAACCGGGGAGTTCAGCTGCCGCCCCAGATATGCAATCGGAAGTGGGAGTtacaataaaattagaaaatgatATATTTCATGTCAGTGTGCCACTTTAACTACAACACGCATATTTTAATTCAGCATTATTATTTCTTTCAGTATGCTTCGCACACACATCTAGAACAACGTATACAGAAAGCTACACTCTTTAACGATTCTCGAATCAAGGAGCCATACAATGGTGATTTAATTCGCTGTTATGCTGTTGTGGCACCTAAAGAGAGTATTGGTGTGCGTGTGAATACTACCCTAAGCTTTTTCGCAATTAATCAAAaggtaaaatagaaaataattattttgtattaatttaataatataaaatttacatttatctgttccaacaaaaaacaaacttaatctaaaaattacatttatctTTTTATAATAACCGGTATAAACTCTGTGATTCCTTTTTAGATTTTCAATATTTGGCCACAATTTTTCAACGATCAGGAACACTTGCTAATTTCATCAAATGCTGTCATAAACTCAACTCAA
This genomic window contains:
- the LOC106624360 gene encoding transcription factor SPT20 homolog; this translates as MHLRLILLVSATCLLGSAYSAASSDVLASATTAKPQGFAARSIEATDEEDEFESQAQTHLAYRQQQQPQQIQQRQLYDYSQSEEDQEEAPRQIYQNRNVKQQSNYLKQNKKPTSEEESEEEVEEEPDRLSQLLAKSSFNCNTKNSGYYADESLNCEVFHYCQDNQRHSWICPEGFTFHQIHLICMPPSHDNICQQSSKYHIVNDYLYKPINLQEHQSKPNVTLRYSERYYPENYYENERYEDEEEAPRQRVNYQRQPVQVGFQQQQQQQPIYQQPRQQVQQVRHQPVHQQSQPQQQQTTAYRKPVAAATTTQPQQQQQHPIQQRPIAQTIAPLVTPSPYRFFTAASPLQHAVPQPQVYRTPEEINISLLQRRPQLFVATSTPRYYEDDYLYERRK
- the eIF2Bgamma gene encoding translation initiation factor eIF2B subunit gamma, which produces MVTQEFQAVVLAAGRGSRLPEVLTDSPKCLLPIGPYPLLWYPLNMLQQHNFQDVIVVVLENERSEIQQALERTPLKIKIDFVAIDNDSDFGTADSLRIIHDKIKSDFLVLSCDIVSNVSLYPLINKFRQHDAALTALLFKSGFESDVTLPGPKSKHKPERDLIGIHPDSNRLLFLASTSDFEEVMSVNAHLLRKNGKITIFSRLVDSHIYVMKKWTIDFLLKKENFSTLKGEFLPYIIKKQMSKKPGSSAAAPDMQSEVGVTIKLENDIFHYASHTHLEQRIQKATLFNDSRIKEPYNGDLIRCYAVVAPKESIGVRVNTTLSFFAINQKIFNIWPQFFNDQEHLLISSNAVINSTQMKEIAVGDSAKLSEKTSLNFSVFGANCTINPKNIINKSIIMTSAIIEEGCNIENSIVGSRAVVKRGCVLKNCLIGPSYAVEEGTKRENQHLTNADGFMEIDIQ